The nucleotide sequence AGCATCTCCCACGTTTTTAGCTCCTCCAGATCCACTCCAGCCCCGCAGGAAGTTTTTCCCCCACTTTTCAGGGCAACGAAAAAGTTGCAAAAGTTCCCTTTCAAAGGCAGGTCTCTTCCAATATTTCCCCCTCCGTTGCTTCCCTCCCTGGCCACCTGAAAACACCCTTGTGTGCCCTGCTCAGAAGGCAATCCCAACACCCGCCGGAGGGGAGACGCCTCactttgaaggccagaagagccATTTAAAGCACTTTTTCTAACCCAGGCCAGAGCTCACCACTCTGTGATTATCAGAGGGACATTTCTGGCTCGGTCCCTGGGTCCAGATCGCAGCGGTGACGTACGCAGGGTGTGTGGGGTCACGAGGAGCTCACAGCTAAAGCTTGGGTGACTTTGGTCGGCCGTGGAAAACACGAAGGGGGGGGaataaaaaagaggaagaagggattgGCTAATAGATCACGTTCTTCCCCGCTGTGAGAGAGAAGGTAGATCTGCTGGACTAAAACAGCTGTGACGTGACACCGAGCCGGCAGTCAGGTTCATTGCTCCCTAAGGGTGCGATATTTATTCCCACGTGGGGGGGCGCACGGCCGAGGCACACCAGCTTGAACTCCACCAAAAAGGGCCCCGGGCTTTCCCACCGGCTGGGGAATTAGCCTGGGAACCTGCCCTCCGGCCCGCCTCATCTCAGCCGCTGCTTCCCGTCGGAAATGAAGCTGCATTCAGGCCGCGAGCCTGGCGGGGGCCCAGGTTAGGCACAGCCCGGCGGCGATCGGTGGAACTCCCCGCCGCAGGACGGGCTGTGGACCGGCACTGCAGTGGGCACGGGGGAGAAAAGCCGGCGGGCGGGTGTAGGGTCAGTGGAGGAGGGAATAGAACTCCTCGGAGGCGGCTGGCTTGGGCAGCTCTCGGAGGACGTAGATGGTGGGtggcgcagggctggggccggCAGGCGCTGGGTACGGCTCTGGCTCCGCGGCGGCTGGGGGGCTCGGGGACAGAATGTGCTGGGGAAGGAAATCGCAGATTGGACTGGGGCCCACAGCGAGGAGAGGCGGTGgggcggtggcggggggggcgggcaggccgGGGTGAGCGGCCTGCGGCCACAGCCGGGGGAGGCCAGCACCAGGCATGAGAGcaaagtgagtgtggggtgggcctgccagcggggtgtgtgtgtgtgtgtgtgtgtgtgtgcgcgtgcgtgcatacacacacacacacacacacacacacagagtgtatGGATCAGactccctccagcagggggcagcatttacacacacacacacgcacacacacacacacacacacacacacacacacacacacacggtttaTGGCTCAGAGTCCCTCCAGCATGGGgcagcattcacacacacacacacacagcgtgtATGTATCAGAcgccctccagcagggggcagcatttacacacacacacacacacacacacacacacacacacacgtggggGGGGGACCAGCTCACCTTGCCCACGATCACCGCCAGCAGGCACAGAACCAGCCCCGCCAGGCCCAGCCGGACAGCATTGGACCCCACGGCTTTcccaccctccagcctggcctgtgCTGGCGCCAGGGGCGGCTCCAGGTTGTCTGCGGAGaggaaaggggatggagagcccagctcagctgccTGGACCCGGCCAACGCTCCCTCATTTCTTTACCCATgcccagaataaattttgttcttgcACCGAGGATGTGAACCacctgcttacagggaacaccggccCCAGCGTGCGGCCCGTCCCGCTGGGATCCGGGGCCAAGCCCCGGCCGTTTGCAGGGCGGACACGGCACAGACAGCGTGTGCAGGGCGGTGCGGCCAGGGAAACCCCCGCCCGGTCATGACAAGGATGGGCTGACCAGGCaaggcctccccccaccccccggtccgGGGTGTGCAAAGCCGTGGGGAGGTACCTCAgaggggctggggcgagccaggcCACAGGGCTCCAGGGGGACGAAGGAGAAACCGGAGGCCCCAGGGTCCCAGCCCAGTGCGGGaatcccctccccccgccctcggTGCCCTCTCTCACCCTGCGGTTCAACGGCGTCGGGGGGCGCCGGCGTGATGGGCGGCAGGACGGTGGCTGGATCTGGAGGGAGACGAGCCAGAGCCGGGGGTGAGGGCCGGGCCACGGGCCGGGGGTAGGATCCATAGGAGGCAGCTGTGATGTCGGATCCCTGGGagaaggagccctgtggggggggggggccgtgggagcctgtggggggaggggctgggatgtggtatcctgctgggggttggggaggggaggaggggggggcaggggtgggatgtgggggaggggatcctgtggggggggggagacagAGATGGGGAGCGGGATGGGAAGTGGgagaggggacccccccccaggggctggagggggcggggggtcagtggccaggctgaggttgagctgggcggcggcggcgcagggggagggggaggcgtgACAGCCCGGCCGGGTACCTGTGGCGGGGTCGGTGGCCAGGCTGAGGTTGAGCTGGGCGGCGGCggcacagggggaggggaaggcgcGACGGCCCGGCCGGGTACCTGTGGCGGGGTCGGTGGCCAGGCTGAGGTTGAGCTGGGCAGTGGCggcgcagggggagggggaggcgcgACGGCCCGGCCGGGTACCTGTGGCGGGGTCGGTGGCCAGGCTGCGGTTGAGCTGGGCGGCGGCggcgcagggggagggggaggcgcgACGGCCCAGCCGGGTACCTGTGGCGGGGTCGGTGGCCAGGCTGCGGTTGAGCTGGGCGGCGGCggcgcagggggagggggaggcgcgACGGCCCAGCCGGGTACCTGTGGCGGGGTCGGTGGCCAGGCTGAGGTTGAGCTCGGCGGCGGCGTGCAGCTCCAGGCCCAGCAGGCTGACACGGTAGGGGCCGGCGTCCTCGGGGCAGGCGCCACGCAGCTCCAGAGAGGCGTCGCGGGGCCCCAGCCCGGCTCGGCCCTCGTAGCCCCGGCCCGGCTCCAGGCCCAGGCGGCAGGAGAGGCGCCAGGGGGCCGGGCCACAGCCCtgggccaccaccagcagcaccagccggCCCGTGGGTAGGAAGCGCCAGCGCAGCTGGAAGGAGGCGGGCGGCGGGGCCGGCAGGTGcagggtggctgggagcagggttgTGTCCCCCGGCCTCACCGCCACGCCGGCTCCCGGCACCTCCAGCCGCTGCGCCCAGCAGCTGCCTGCGGGAGacgggggggccgtggggctggggtcATCCCATTGGCCCCCCGCACCTCCATACTTggcctgccacacacacacacccccattgcCCTCCATCCTTACCTGGACACCCCCAATCCCCCCCCCGACTCTCACactgtgcccccctcccagcgTCCCACCTCCACTCACACAAGGTGCCTCCCACTTCCCCCACACCCAACCGCCCCCATCCCTAACACTGGGCCCTAtatccccacccagcccccccccccccccccggagcctcCTACCCAGCCCTCCATGACCCCACTCATACCTCCATGCACCCcacacccagaccccctcccactgccaggaCCCCCACACATGCCGTCCCGCCAGGCCCACACACCATGCGCCCCATCACCCTCCCCAATACAAGCACCAGTTCACTAGCCCTGTGTCCCCGCCCAACACCCTGTCTTTCTTAGAGGAACCAAAATACTTGCTCGCTCATGCGCCTCCCACCTTATCTCCCCTCTCCCCCGGTCTCTCGTGCCCTCCCCAGAGAATTCAGACCCCCTCAAGCTCCTCTTGCTCACCTACAAAGCCCCAAATCAGGAGAATCCTGCTCAtcctgccagagcccagctccctgcactgccccgACTCTCCACCCCCCGTGAGCTCCTCCGTCTCCTCATGAGGCCACCAAACCCGCCTCCACTCTCACATCCTCCCCGGTGGGAGCAGACGCCTGGAGCCAGAGCAGGATGGATGGAGCCAGGGCTTTCTCTGGGCGTCTCGGCTCCTCCCCACCGTCGCCCTTCTTCGGTGCTGTTCAAACGTGGAAGCAAATTattcccctcctgccagccccaggctctgggggaagCTCATGGGTTCAACAGGCAACAGTGACCTGAAAACACAAGGTCGTTCCACCAGCCAGGCGGCTTGTAGGCTGAGTGGGCCACTGTTGGTGTGAGCGGTGGGATCTCTACTTGAGCTGACTTTGGCTGCACTAGGGGGCAGCAAGCTAGCCCTgagggcgggggtgtgtgtgtgtgtgtgtgtgtgtgtgtgtgtgtgtgtgtgtgtgtgtgaacattcCATCCAGCAGCAAGTGTGAAACTGCCAACCAGTGGCAAAACCCTGCACCCCGCTAGCGGCGCCCCCAGATTGGAGCTGGCACCCCCTGGAGGGGGGGGAAATGAGCTATTCCCCAGCCATTGCTGGCTAGTCCCTGGCAGggtcccccagagcagcagctcatGCACTGGCCGCTggcgggggtgggagccaggggtTGGAACCCACAGCTGCGTAGGGACCTACtgccccctggtggctgcagtgcTGCAAGGGCACAAGCCCCCTTCCGAGGGCCTTGCCATGAGCACCAGGACAGGCAGGCAGCCTGCGTCCTCCTCCAGCCGCCTGCCGCCACATCGCTGTGTCACCCGGCGCTCAACAGCCATAGCCCCGCTGCGGccgccccaggagcccagccggggcagggactgtctctcgctgtgtgtctgtgcagcgcccggcccgacggggccctgatctcagccggggcagggactgtctctcgctgtgtgtctgtgcagcacccggcgcgacggggccctgatctcagccggggcagggactgtctctcgctgtgtgtctgtgcagcacccggcccgatggggccctgatctcagccggggcagggactgtctctcgctgtgtgtctgtgcagcgcccggcccgacggggccctgatctcagccggggcagggactgtctctcgctgtgtgtctgtgcagcgcccggcgcgacggggccctgatctcagccggggcagggactgtctctcgctgtgtgtctgtgcagcgcccagcccgacggggccctgatctcagccggggcagggactgtctctcgctgtgtgtctgtgcagcgcccggcccaacggggtcctgatctcagccggggcagggactgtctctcgctgtgtgtctgtgcggcacacacacacacacacacagacacacacacacgggtgtGTCTGTTGCACCCACTGTCTCCTGCTGTCTTGGGATATGCAAGTTACTGGAGGGCTGGGAAGACCACACCatagtggcggggagggggggttggaAAGGCCGTACCATAGTGGAGGGGGTCTGGGAAGGCCGTACTAtagcagcgggggcggggggggctgggaaggCCGTACGATACTGGAGGAGGTCTGGGAAGGCCGTACTATAGTGGCGGAGGGGCTAGGAAGGCCGTACCatagtgtgtgtgggagggggcgcTGGCTAGAACAGGCCCTGCCCCGATGATCTAGAGCCACATTTTTCCTCCTTGCTGGAGGCCCGAGATGCCGGAGGAGCGAGAGCGGCCCCAGACCCTCACTCGGTGGCTGCATCCGAAGCAAAGAGTCAGGCGTCGTGTTTCCCGTGGAGTTCTCCCGGGCGCTGTACGGCCACGTTCCGGGTCCCGCCCTCAGTCCCCTGTTCCCGGCCCACTGGGGCAGGGTGTAGCAAGGAGCTGATTTCACTGAGCCCCGCTGAACGGGATGGGTGGGGAAATATCCACCCCCTCTCGCCGGGTGCAACCCCTTGCGCGGGCCTGACCGTCCCGCCAGCGGGTGTGGCGGAAGTGGGGCCGGGGTGTGAATTTACACCCGCAGCGGCTAAGTCCTCAGAGCTGGCGCTGTGCCAGCGCCCACTGGGGAGGGGGCGTCGGGGTCCGGGACGGAACAGGACTCGGGGAGAAAGCGTCCCATTGACGCCGACCTCTCCGGAGTCCCTGTTCCCCTTCGCGGACACGGGGCCTTTCCCGGCTGCATGAAAGAGATTCATCGGGCTCTTTATTCGAGCGACGGTGCCGGCTACAGCGGTGGACAAAGCTGGGGGGGTCGGGAGCACAgaccgggggcaggggggggcggATCCTGGCACGGggagaggttgggggtggggaacgcAGCCAGATCGCAGTCGCCGAGCGCACCGGTGAGTTTCAGGGCGCCTGGGTTGAACAGCTGCAGGCGGGCGAGAGGGAGCTGAAGGTGTCGGAGGTTTGGCCCCCGCGGGGagcctgcctcggtttcccccggCCGCCAGTCGCTACTGGCTGTAGCGGTAACGCTGGATGGTTTGGCAGAGGAAGGCGATCAGCTCCCAGTACTCGTCAAAGGAGATGAGCTGGTTGTGGTCCTTATCcaacttctgcagcaggttcttcacCGCCTCGGCGCTCTGCACCTCCTGAAACACACGACGGCCATGGCAGTTCCTCGGCGGGGACTGcagggccccagcagggctgggggtcaggagtgaggggcaccagcagagccccATTTGCCATCAGTAGGCAGCTGGgatctcctgctgcctgggggggaCCGTAGCCGGCTCTCACCGTGAGCTGATGGCTCAGTTCATTTTTGAGGAACTGCTTGAACCCTGCCTGGTCCAGCCCCTGCTTGCCGGGGGGGCCCTTGGCGTAGCGGTAGAAGCTGTCCACGATGGCGTGGAGGCCTTTCTCCAGCTCCGAGTCCTTCCCAGCCATCCCAGCCGGCTTCTCCGTCCCTGCAACGCAAAGGACACACGCCACCCTGATGTCCTGGCCTCGCCGGGCAACTGCAGCTTGGGCAACAGGACCGGCCACTGGAGAGAACCGGACTTGCGTGGGCGGGAGGCTGGATAGATAgatatttctttctgatttgtctcccttgattactatttttggttctctgtgccttaaatatggagtctggtctggtctggctgtgggctgaagcagcgggtctgtcccacgaaagctcatcacctaataaattattttcacagaatcatagaacacgaggactggaagggacctcgagaggccatcgagtccagccccctgccccaatggcaggaccaagtactgtctaaaccatccctgacagacatctgtctaacctggtcttaaatatctccagcgatggagattccacaacctccccaggcaatttattccactgtttgaccaccctgacagttaggaaccttttcctaatgtccaacctgaacctcccttgctgcagtttaagcccattgcctcttgttccatcctcagaggccaagaagaacaagttttctccctcctccttatgacacccttttaaatacctgaaaactgctatcacgtcccccctcaatcttctctgttccaaactaaacaagcccaattctttcagcctttcctcataggtcacattctctagacctttaatcattcttgtcgctcttttctggaccctctccaatttctccacctcttttttgaactgcggtgcccagaactggacacaatactccagctgaggcctaaccagcgcagagcagagcggcagaatgacttctcgtgtcttgttcacgacacacctgttaatgcatcctagaatcacgtttgctttttttgcaacagcatcacactgctgactcatatttagcttgtggtccactgtaacccccagatccctttctgctgtgctcattcctaggcagtcctttcccattccgtatgtgtgacactgattgttccctcctaagtggagcactttgcatttgtccttattaaacttcatcctgtttacctcaaaccatttctccagtttatccagaaaaagttcctggctgtccgGGTGATTAAACACCGGAATAAACTGcccggggaggttgtggaatctctttcCCGGGAGATattccagagcagggcagagacaCCGATGGGGGTCACACGTGGGCCTGGCTAGACCCCCTTCCTCATCCGGCACATCGGAGGCTCTGGGGCCACCTACATTCAGCACTGCACACAGGACGGGAGGCGCTCGGACGGCCGCAGATCCACCGGCCTTTCCCGAGAGTTCCCTCTGCCCTGCCGAAATTCTCCCACCGCTTTAAGAACACGGATTAAATGAGCCTCAAatggggcaggcgggggcagcGCTAGGGTTAGAATCCAGCTCTTTAACCTCCCACAAGTCCTGGTTTTCACAGCCAGGACCCTCACCAGTCCCTAGCCCCATGGCTTCAACCCTCAAGAGCCCActgctgtcccagagctggggatagaacccaggagtcctggctcccagcccccaacacccacacacactctaaccactggcccctgctgccctcccacagccggcagagaacccaggtgtcctagCACTGCCCCACCAACCATaaccgcccccccaccacagccacacagaacccaggagacttagcaccccccccactctaaccactagcccccgcttccctcccacagccggcagagaacccaggtgtcctgcctcccagctccctcctacTCTAATTCCGtgactcccttcccagagctggcagagagaacccaggagtcctggctcccaggccctgccacccccaccgctcccccccccgccgccccgagCGGTGAACACAGGAGTCCTGCcttccagtgaccccctcccttTCAGCCCCCTGCAAACTGAGGCCACGTGGGACACCTACCGCCCCAGGACAACAGTCGGCCTTCTCGGTCCCGTCTCCTTCTGGCCGGCCCTGTGCAGGGCAGCCGGTTAATGTAGCCTCGTGTCTGGCAAGtagtcaagtccagcccctcgTTAGGCAACCGGTCCCACTTCTGTggaacccccctccccgccccgccccacccaccccatgccctagcccagcccaggccaAGAGCTGGCCTCCTTCCCAGCCGGCAAGAGCACCTGAGCTggctcagagcccacacccggACTTCGCCCTCTGCTTATCCTAGCACCAGACTCTGCTCTTCGCTCCAGCTGCAGACCGGGCCAGGGAACctttctgggggtggggcaccACAGAGCCCTGGAAAACATTCGTCCGGGGCCCCCCACACAAGAGAGAAgcaacagcccccagccccagaaaaACGCAGCTAAAACCCTCACTGACTTGGCTCTCAAATGCGGGGGGTAAACCGAGCCACGGGCCTCACTCAGTTCAGGGTGCCTGGAGAGCTGCAAACACCAGCCCCAGGGGCACAGCGGGacctgagtgagtgagtgagtgagtgagtgtgtgtgtgtgtgtgtgtgtgtgtgcgcacgcgccaAGGCTTGGAGACTTTGCTTTGGAGACGTTCTCCCCCCCATGGCGGAAAGCCCCACACCTTTCTGTGGCCTGGGTCCATGTCGGCGGAGGGCCAGCTCTCACCAGCTCCAGGTTCCTCACCCCGGCTCTACAAGTCCTCCCGTAACTTTCTCTTGGGCGCACCAAACAGACGGCGCCCCCCGGCTCCTGCCAGACCGCGACCCACTCTTGGGGCGGTCGCGgccgtgtggggtggggagggcgccTGAGAAGTCACCCGTTGACCTGTCCTCCTAAGCCGGGTTTTTTAACGCTGGGGTCATTTGTGTTTCTCCTCGGTGCCCACGGCTCTCCTCAAGGTCTTGGGGGGGCCAGGTTCCCTGGGCTTCTCGTACCGGTTCACGTTCCCCATTGTTCAGCTTCCAGCCCCTTAGCATTTAGTACATTTCACGCTGGTTTTCAGATAGGTGTATTTCACATTTAATGCTTTTTTCtaactcatagagctggaaggtgtggggggggggttcaggggtcccccaggctcggcaccccatccgcaggcgggagtgactctcactcagcaggggaacagcgggtttattagccgatgGGACGCAGCCTCGTACAGAGGAgccagtgcagccggcagagacagccagtcccatccatgtcggg is from Carettochelys insculpta isolate YL-2023 chromosome 22, ASM3395843v1, whole genome shotgun sequence and encodes:
- the LOC142024647 gene encoding uncharacterized protein LOC142024647 isoform X2, giving the protein MSRILLIWGFVGSCWAQRLEVPGAGVAVRPGDTTLLPATLHLPAPPPASFQLRWRFLPTGRLVLLVVAQGCGPAPWRLSCRLGLEPGRGYEGRAGLGPRDASLELRGACPEDAGPYRVSLLGLELHAAAELNLSLATDPATDPATVLPPITPAPPDAVEPQDNLEPPLAPAQARLEGGKAVGSNAVRLGLAGLVLCLLAVIVGKCRSTARPAAGSSTDRRRAVPNLGPRQARGLNAASFPTGSSG
- the LOC142024647 gene encoding uncharacterized protein LOC142024647 isoform X1, which gives rise to MSRILLIWGFVGSCWAQRLEVPGAGVAVRPGDTTLLPATLHLPAPPPASFQLRWRFLPTGRLVLLVVAQGCGPAPWRLSCRLGLEPGRGYEGRAGLGPRDASLELRGACPEDAGPYRVSLLGLELHAAAELNLSLATDPATDPATVLPPITPAPPDAVEPQDNLEPPLAPAQARLEGGKAVGSNAVRLGLAGLVLCLLAVIVGKHILSPSPPAAAEPEPYPAPAGPSPAPPTIYVLRELPKPAASEEFYSLLH
- the LOC142024651 gene encoding protein S100-A16-like; amino-acid sequence: MAGKDSELEKGLHAIVDSFYRYAKGPPGKQGLDQAGFKQFLKNELSHQLTEVQSAEAVKNLLQKLDKDHNQLISFDEYWELIAFLCQTIQRYRYSQ